A window of the Candidatus Limnocylindrales bacterium genome harbors these coding sequences:
- a CDS encoding triphosphoribosyl-dephospho-CoA synthase gives MEEIAEAAQIACLLEVSATKPGNVNRFYNFKDTRYEDFLLSAVALGGAFREIDKATVGETILKAVRSTRKYVKTNTNLGMILLFAPIAKAYALGRTGEWKTGGMEERESGYLVTPSPPSYSARELRTDLAKVLNSLTVEDARNAYEAIRLANPGGMGKVTDHDIREEVQVSLLEAMAAAAHRDSIAREYTSRFEITFHLGYPTLQRYFTETRDLEKSIVQTYLTLLSEIPDTLITRKQGLDVSQNVMTRAREVLQAGGIFSEVGRQKLQELDKFLRSRDNQLNPGTTADLTAAALFVIFLLNGKILQML, from the coding sequence TTGGAAGAAATAGCCGAAGCCGCACAGATCGCCTGTTTGCTAGAGGTAAGTGCAACTAAACCGGGTAATGTAAATCGGTTTTATAATTTTAAAGATACCCGGTACGAGGATTTTCTTTTAAGTGCTGTTGCCCTAGGTGGAGCGTTTCGAGAGATTGATAAAGCCACTGTAGGAGAAACGATTTTAAAGGCTGTCCGCTCAACCCGTAAATACGTAAAGACCAATACCAATCTGGGAATGATTTTGCTATTTGCCCCTATTGCTAAAGCCTATGCTCTGGGAAGAACAGGAGAATGGAAAACTGGAGGAATGGAGGAACGGGAGAGCGGGTACCTGGTAACGCCCTCCCCGCCCTCTTACTCTGCCCGGGAACTACGTACTGACCTTGCAAAGGTCTTAAATTCTCTGACGGTGGAGGATGCGAGAAATGCATACGAAGCGATTCGATTGGCCAATCCGGGAGGGATGGGAAAGGTAACAGACCACGATATCCGTGAAGAAGTTCAGGTGTCCCTGTTGGAAGCTATGGCGGCAGCAGCTCATCGAGACTCCATCGCGAGGGAATATACAAGCCGGTTTGAAATTACCTTTCATCTGGGATATCCTACCCTGCAACGCTATTTTACAGAAACCCGGGATCTTGAAAAGTCTATCGTCCAAACTTATCTGACTCTTCTTTCTGAAATTCCCGATACTCTGATCACCAGAAAACAGGGGCTGGATGTGTCGCAGAATGTTATGACGAGAGCCAGAGAAGTTTTACAGGCCGGAGGAATCTTCTCGGAAGTTGGAAGGCAGAAATTGCAAGAACTGGACAAATTCCTCCGAAGTCGAGATAATCAACTCAATCCCGGCACTACCGCCGATTTGACAGCAGCCGCCCTGTTTGTTATTTTTTTATTAAATGGAAAGATACTACAAATGCTCTAA